The nucleotide sequence CAGCAACGTCAGCGCCTGCCGCACCCGGATGTCGGCAAATACCGGACGCCGCGTGTTGAACACCAGGAATTCCGCTGGCTGCGGCATCCCGGTCTTGATGGTATCGCGAATCACTTCGCCGTTGCGGGCCGCCGAAAAATCGTAGCCGTCGTGCCAGCGCAGCGGTTCGTGCTCGACGCGGAAGTCGTAGAGGCCGCGCTTGAACGCCTCGAACTGGCCATTGGATTCGCGATAGAAGTCGAGCCTGATCTCATCGAAATTCCACAAGCCGCGATTGACCGGCAGGTCGCGGCCCCAGTAGTCGGGATTGCGGGTCAGCGTGACGCTGGCTCCCGGCTTGACGGCGGTGACGCGATAGGGGCCCGAACCGATCGGTCCGGTCATCGTGGTTTCCTCGAACGTCGCGGGATCGACCGCGTGCCGCGGCAGGACCGGCATCAGGCCGAGGATCAGCGGCAGCTCGCGGTCATTGGCGCCGCCGAAATCAAACCGCACCGTGAGCGGATCGGGCGCCTCGGCCTTTGCGACTTTGGAATAGTACTGGCGGTGATTGGGACGGCCCTTGTCGCGCAGCAGGGCCCACGAAAACAGGACGTCCTCCGCCGTGACCGGCTTGCCGTCGGCGAAGCGCGCTTTGGGGTCCAGGTAGAAGGTCACATAGCTGCGCGCATCGTCGGTCTCGACGCTTTTGGCCAGCAAGCCATAGAGCGTGAAGGCCTCGTCATTGCCGCGCGCCATCAGGCTCTCGACCACAAAGCCCCTGATCTGCTGAACGGCTATGCCGCGAACGATCGAGGGATTGAGGCTGTCGAAGGTTCCAAGGAGGCCCCAGACCAGCCGCCCGCCCTTCGGCGCATCGGGATTGGCGTAGGGCATGTGGGTGAAACCGTCGGGAAGGGCCGGCGCGCCGTGCATCGCCAGCGCGTGGCTTTCGATCGCCCTCGCTTCGCCAACCGGCGCCACACCCAGCGCGAGGGCGATACAGGCCAGCACACGCAGGCGTATACGCCGGGAGACGGTCATAGACGGCCGCGAATTTGATTCGAAAATGCGCACCCGAGAGCTTTACCATAGGCTTCGGCCTCGGCCTGCGAGGAACGCCAAACATGCCTGTCGGCATTGATCTTTTCGTCTGCCGCTGTATTGAAGGCGGGCAGTTGATGATGGCGGGAACGCCTGTCACGTATCCGCCTCAATTGCCAACGAGACAGCCGCCCCAGCGCGGCTAGGTGTCGGTGCCTGTAGCGGTTTCGGGCGCTGCGGTTCAGAAAGGGTTTTCCGCAATGAATTTCCGTATCTTGGCCGGGTCGATCCGGCCGCATGGGCAGCTCTCGGCCCTGTTGGCGGCCTCGGCCTTGTCGGCAACGTTGATCGCTTCGGGCGCGCAAGCCCAGCAGCCCGCGCCGGCGCCCGGCGCCCCCAAGGCCGCTCCCGCGCCCGCCGCTCCGAAAGCGCCTCCGAAGGCTGCTCCCAAGGGTCCCGCCGGTGCCCCGGCTGCGCAAGCCCCGCCGGCCGGCGCTCCCGCTGGCGCCGCCCCCCAGCCGCAGGAACAGCAGGTCCAGTTGATCTACGCGCCCTGGACCAAGTTCTGCCTCAAGGGCCAGGAAGCCGGCGCCAAGCAGGTTTGCTTTACCGGCAAGGACGGCCGCATCGAGTCCGGCCAGCCCGTTATCGCCGCCGTCATCATCGAGCCGGAAGGTGAGCCGAAGAAGCTCCTGCGCGTGACCCTGCCGCTCGGCATGCAGCTCGTGCACGGAACCCGAATCATCGTCGACAGCAATGCGCCGCTGCAGGGTCCCTACGTCATCTGTTTCCAGAACGGTTGCATGTCCGACTACGAAGCAACCCCCGAGCTGATCGCCAGCCTGAAGAAGGGCCAGAATCTCGTTGTTCAGGCGATCAATTCCAACGGCGCGCCGCTGACGCTGCCGCTGCCGCTCGCGGGTGAATTCGCCAAGGCCTATGACGGTCCGCCGACCGATCCGAAGCAGTTCGAGGAAAACCAGAAGAAGTTGCAGGAAGAGCTGCAGAAGAAGGCCGAAGAGCAACGCAAGAAGCTCGAGGGCGCGGGTGGTGGCGCCAATCCGGCGGCGAAGTAAGCGCCGTATCGTTCGACAAAACACAAAAGGCGTCCGAGCAGGGCGCCTTTTTTATTGCCGGCGAAAATTGCTAGTTCAGCGACGGATTGCGCGGGCGGTAGCCGCCTGACTTGTCCTTCACGAAGATCTCGGCCACTTGGGAATGCCGAATCGGCTCGCCGGAATCGTCCGGCAGCAGGTTTTGTTCGGAGACGTAGGCGACGTATTCGGACTCCGAATTTTCCGCGAGCAGGTGATAGAACGGCTGGTCCTTGTGAGGCCGAACCTCCTCTGGGATCGACAACCACCACTCCTCGGTATTGTTGAATTCCGGATCGATATCGAAAATCACGCCCCGGAATGAAAACACCCGGTGGCGGACAATCTGCCCGATCTGAAACTTGGCGGTGCGCGCTTTGATCATGTCCCGTCGAATAGACCATGATTGTGGCCGATGCTAGGGGCAATAGGTCGAATTAACCTTTACGCGTAGTGGCCGCATCCGGCGCCATCTCCCCGAAATTACTGACGAAAAGACGTTTTCGAGATGGTCGATATCCTCAACCTCGCGCTTCCCTATTTCGGCCTGATCTTCATCGGCTTCGCCTGCGG is from Bradyrhizobium sp. AZCC 2176 and encodes:
- a CDS encoding extracellular solute-binding protein — translated: MTVSRRIRLRVLACIALALGVAPVGEARAIESHALAMHGAPALPDGFTHMPYANPDAPKGGRLVWGLLGTFDSLNPSIVRGIAVQQIRGFVVESLMARGNDEAFTLYGLLAKSVETDDARSYVTFYLDPKARFADGKPVTAEDVLFSWALLRDKGRPNHRQYYSKVAKAEAPDPLTVRFDFGGANDRELPLILGLMPVLPRHAVDPATFEETTMTGPIGSGPYRVTAVKPGASVTLTRNPDYWGRDLPVNRGLWNFDEIRLDFYRESNGQFEAFKRGLYDFRVEHEPLRWHDGYDFSAARNGEVIRDTIKTGMPQPAEFLVFNTRRPVFADIRVRQALTLLFDFEWINRNYFFGLYARAAGFFAGSELSAYTRPADDRERELLKPFPGRIRPDILDGSYRLPVTDGSGRDRTTLRSALKLLSEAGYDLDGTVLRQRATKTPVTFEILVTTRDQERIALAYQRDLKRAGIDASVRAVDPVQFDQRRLGYEFDMLQNRWDQSLSPGNEQSFYWGSQAADIPGTRNYMGAKEPAIDALIAALLEARERPAFVSAVRALDRALISGFYAIPVINVQEQWIARWNRIERPAATALTGYLPETWWQKPEAK
- a CDS encoding invasion associated locus B family protein, yielding MNFRILAGSIRPHGQLSALLAASALSATLIASGAQAQQPAPAPGAPKAAPAPAAPKAPPKAAPKGPAGAPAAQAPPAGAPAGAAPQPQEQQVQLIYAPWTKFCLKGQEAGAKQVCFTGKDGRIESGQPVIAAVIIEPEGEPKKLLRVTLPLGMQLVHGTRIIVDSNAPLQGPYVICFQNGCMSDYEATPELIASLKKGQNLVVQAINSNGAPLTLPLPLAGEFAKAYDGPPTDPKQFEENQKKLQEELQKKAEEQRKKLEGAGGGANPAAK
- the hspQ gene encoding heat shock protein HspQ, which codes for MIKARTAKFQIGQIVRHRVFSFRGVIFDIDPEFNNTEEWWLSIPEEVRPHKDQPFYHLLAENSESEYVAYVSEQNLLPDDSGEPIRHSQVAEIFVKDKSGGYRPRNPSLN